A region from the Sebastes umbrosus isolate fSebUmb1 chromosome 18, fSebUmb1.pri, whole genome shotgun sequence genome encodes:
- the scara3 gene encoding scavenger receptor class A member 3 isoform X4, with protein MPSFRGRSRGGCMRCQQSHSLQLAVKVLYGFVAFLIITVAVLASLVFRKVDNLSEEESVYHNKITRAQQGIDDLSSTSNCSGCLDVTLYSEEISRLKREFEDIQRMILGQEQVLDQASQTQTTLKTTSNRLTRDMQNHLISIKLLNQSLERYMDRVEGWKDVMEETEEKMKTLGDDQYDIKATAQQVNTTVALSTMWIDALQRKADEETLVLHKLTTDWQNYSRVLTTIKSNTSSTTQTMRFLQNNIIADHQRTAMSTEVYYDLTQQVMNLQMQLDNVTSFMDEHEENMHDLHYHSRYYENRTGERFSALDGRLNSISMEIDTISSSINATVSHVQSMYKYINIESSSCQGRMGRHTEDLQNLNNTVLLLLDLAEILRQQNMLLTVRLDVDVRNLSMVMEEMKLVDVHHIQLIKNFTILKGAPGKPGPKGNRGETGSKGPVGLTGSKGDRGPIGGRGTAGEKGSPGPTGVLGETGPIGNRGAVGVKGVKGAIGPPGPGGQKGENGNPGLDGLDGSPGHGGIPGIQGQVGLPGIIGPPGARGKPGPVGAPGPPGTPGPPGVPYPHIQERTVTPATASKRQ; from the exons atgCCTTCATTTAGAg GTCGCAGCAGAGGTGGCTGTATGAGGTGCCAGCAGAGCCACTCGCTCCAGCTGGCTGTCAAAGTCCTCTATGGATTCGTTGCGTTCCTCATCATCACTGTGGCAGTGCTGGCATCACTTG TGTTCAGGAAGGTTGACAACCTGTCTGAGGAGGAGTCCGTCTACCACAACAAGATCACCAGGGCTCAGCAAGGAATAGACG ATCTGAGCTCCACCTCTAACTGTTCTGGCTGTCTGGATGTGACTCTGTACAGCGAGGAGATCAGCAGGCTGAAGAGGGAGTTTGAGGACATCCAGAGAATGATACTGGGACAGGAGCAG GTCCTGGACCAGGCCTCACAGACCCAGACCACGCTAAAGACCACCAGCAACCGGCTGACACGCGACATGCAAAACCACCTCATATCAATCAAACTTCTCAACCAGTCGCTGGAAAGATACATGGATCGGGTGGAGGGCTGGAAGGACGTGATGGAGGAAACTGAAGAGAAAATGAAGACGCTGGGGGACGATCAGTACGACATCAAAGCTACAGCTCAGCAGGTTAACACCACGGTGGCACTCAG TACAATGTGGATAGATGCCCTGCAGAGAAAAGCAGATGAGGAGACTCTGGTCCTCCATAAGTTAACCACCGACTGGCAGAACTACAGCCGAGTTCTGACCACCATCAAATccaacaccagcagcaccacGCAAACGATGCGCTTCCTCCAAAACAACATCATAGCAGATCACCAGAGAACCGCCATGTCCACTGAGGTGTACTACGACCTCACCCAGCag GTGATGAACCTGCAGATGCAGCTTGACAATGTGACGTCTTTCATGGATGAACACGAGGAGAACATGCATGACCTTCACTACCAttccag GTACTATGAGAACCGGACAGGTGAGCGTTTCTCTGCATTGGATGGTCGTCTGAATTCCATCTCCATGGAGATCGACACGATCTCCTCCAGCATCAACGCCACCGTCAGCCACGTCCAGAGCATGTACAAGTATATCAACATCGAGAGCTCGTCCTGCCAGGGTCGCATGGGCAGACACACTGAAGACCTACAG AACCTGAACAACACCGTCTTGTTACTCCTCGACTTGGCCGAAATACTGAGACAACAAAACATGTTGTTGACTGTCCGACTGGACGTGGACGTCAGGAACCTGTCCATGGTGATGGAGGAGATGAAGCTCGTGGATGTTCACCATATCCAGCTCATAAAGAACTTCACTATACTAAAAG GTGCTCCTGGAAAACCAGGGCCCAAAGGGAACCGTGGTGAGACCGGCTCTAAAGGACCTGTGGGACTGACTGGGAGCAAAGGCGACCGAGGCCCTATAGGAGGCCGAGGAACTGCTGGAGAGAAGGGTTCTCCTGGGCCCACAGGAGTACTGGGGGAAACAGGCCCCATTGGCAATAGAGGAGCAGTAGGAGTCAAAGGAGTTAAAGGAGCTATTGGCCCGCCAGGACCAGGTGGTCAGAAGGGCGAGAATGGTAACCCTGGCCTAGACGGTCTAGACGGCAGCCCGGGACACGGAGGGATTCCAGGGATCCAGGGTCAGGTAGGACTACCGGGCATTATTGGGCCACCAGGAGCAAGGGGAAAACCAGGGCCAGTAGGGGCACCTGGACCACCAGGAACACCTGGACCTCCAGGCGTGCCTTACCCCCACATCCAGGAGCGGACCGTGACACCTGCTACGGCGTCCAAGAGACAGTAG
- the scara3 gene encoding scavenger receptor class A member 3 isoform X2, translating into MKDNYGGYENQLFKEEDFNGEEEMPSFRGRSRGGCMRCQQSHSLQLAVKVLYGFVAFLIITVAVLASLVFRKVDNLSEEESVYHNKITRAQQGIDDLSSTSNCSGCLDVTLYSEEISRLKREFEDIQRMILGQEQVLDQASQTQTTLKTTSNRLTRDMQNHLISIKLLNQSLERYMDRVEGWKDVMEETEEKMKTLGDDQYDIKATAQQVNTTVALSTMWIDALQRKADEETLVLHKLTTDWQNYSRVLTTIKSNTSSTTQTMRFLQNNIIADHQRTAMSTEVYYDLTQQVMNLQMQLDNVTSFMDEHEENMHDLHYHSRYYENRTGERFSALDGRLNSISMEIDTISSSINATVSHVQSMYKYINIESSSCQGRMGRHTEDLQNLNNTVLLLLDLAEILRQQNMLLTVRLDVDVRNLSMVMEEMKLVDVHHIQLIKNFTILKGAPGKPGPKGNRGETGSKGPVGLTGSKGDRGPIGGRGTAGEKGSPGPTGVLGETGPIGNRGAVGVKGVKGAIGPPGPGGQKGENGNPGLDGLDGSPGHGGIPGIQGQVGLPGIIGPPGARGKPGPVGAPGPPGTPGPPGVPYPHIQERTVTPATASKRQ; encoded by the exons ACAACTATGGTGGATACGAGAACCAGCTTTTTAAAG AGGAGGATTTCaatggagaggaggaaatgCCTTCATTTAGAg GTCGCAGCAGAGGTGGCTGTATGAGGTGCCAGCAGAGCCACTCGCTCCAGCTGGCTGTCAAAGTCCTCTATGGATTCGTTGCGTTCCTCATCATCACTGTGGCAGTGCTGGCATCACTTG TGTTCAGGAAGGTTGACAACCTGTCTGAGGAGGAGTCCGTCTACCACAACAAGATCACCAGGGCTCAGCAAGGAATAGACG ATCTGAGCTCCACCTCTAACTGTTCTGGCTGTCTGGATGTGACTCTGTACAGCGAGGAGATCAGCAGGCTGAAGAGGGAGTTTGAGGACATCCAGAGAATGATACTGGGACAGGAGCAG GTCCTGGACCAGGCCTCACAGACCCAGACCACGCTAAAGACCACCAGCAACCGGCTGACACGCGACATGCAAAACCACCTCATATCAATCAAACTTCTCAACCAGTCGCTGGAAAGATACATGGATCGGGTGGAGGGCTGGAAGGACGTGATGGAGGAAACTGAAGAGAAAATGAAGACGCTGGGGGACGATCAGTACGACATCAAAGCTACAGCTCAGCAGGTTAACACCACGGTGGCACTCAG TACAATGTGGATAGATGCCCTGCAGAGAAAAGCAGATGAGGAGACTCTGGTCCTCCATAAGTTAACCACCGACTGGCAGAACTACAGCCGAGTTCTGACCACCATCAAATccaacaccagcagcaccacGCAAACGATGCGCTTCCTCCAAAACAACATCATAGCAGATCACCAGAGAACCGCCATGTCCACTGAGGTGTACTACGACCTCACCCAGCag GTGATGAACCTGCAGATGCAGCTTGACAATGTGACGTCTTTCATGGATGAACACGAGGAGAACATGCATGACCTTCACTACCAttccag GTACTATGAGAACCGGACAGGTGAGCGTTTCTCTGCATTGGATGGTCGTCTGAATTCCATCTCCATGGAGATCGACACGATCTCCTCCAGCATCAACGCCACCGTCAGCCACGTCCAGAGCATGTACAAGTATATCAACATCGAGAGCTCGTCCTGCCAGGGTCGCATGGGCAGACACACTGAAGACCTACAG AACCTGAACAACACCGTCTTGTTACTCCTCGACTTGGCCGAAATACTGAGACAACAAAACATGTTGTTGACTGTCCGACTGGACGTGGACGTCAGGAACCTGTCCATGGTGATGGAGGAGATGAAGCTCGTGGATGTTCACCATATCCAGCTCATAAAGAACTTCACTATACTAAAAG GTGCTCCTGGAAAACCAGGGCCCAAAGGGAACCGTGGTGAGACCGGCTCTAAAGGACCTGTGGGACTGACTGGGAGCAAAGGCGACCGAGGCCCTATAGGAGGCCGAGGAACTGCTGGAGAGAAGGGTTCTCCTGGGCCCACAGGAGTACTGGGGGAAACAGGCCCCATTGGCAATAGAGGAGCAGTAGGAGTCAAAGGAGTTAAAGGAGCTATTGGCCCGCCAGGACCAGGTGGTCAGAAGGGCGAGAATGGTAACCCTGGCCTAGACGGTCTAGACGGCAGCCCGGGACACGGAGGGATTCCAGGGATCCAGGGTCAGGTAGGACTACCGGGCATTATTGGGCCACCAGGAGCAAGGGGAAAACCAGGGCCAGTAGGGGCACCTGGACCACCAGGAACACCTGGACCTCCAGGCGTGCCTTACCCCCACATCCAGGAGCGGACCGTGACACCTGCTACGGCGTCCAAGAGACAGTAG
- the scara3 gene encoding scavenger receptor class A member 3 isoform X1, whose translation MHSTIRRLQGEAADNYGGYENQLFKEEDFNGEEEMPSFRGRSRGGCMRCQQSHSLQLAVKVLYGFVAFLIITVAVLASLVFRKVDNLSEEESVYHNKITRAQQGIDDLSSTSNCSGCLDVTLYSEEISRLKREFEDIQRMILGQEQVLDQASQTQTTLKTTSNRLTRDMQNHLISIKLLNQSLERYMDRVEGWKDVMEETEEKMKTLGDDQYDIKATAQQVNTTVALSTMWIDALQRKADEETLVLHKLTTDWQNYSRVLTTIKSNTSSTTQTMRFLQNNIIADHQRTAMSTEVYYDLTQQVMNLQMQLDNVTSFMDEHEENMHDLHYHSRYYENRTGERFSALDGRLNSISMEIDTISSSINATVSHVQSMYKYINIESSSCQGRMGRHTEDLQNLNNTVLLLLDLAEILRQQNMLLTVRLDVDVRNLSMVMEEMKLVDVHHIQLIKNFTILKGAPGKPGPKGNRGETGSKGPVGLTGSKGDRGPIGGRGTAGEKGSPGPTGVLGETGPIGNRGAVGVKGVKGAIGPPGPGGQKGENGNPGLDGLDGSPGHGGIPGIQGQVGLPGIIGPPGARGKPGPVGAPGPPGTPGPPGVPYPHIQERTVTPATASKRQ comes from the exons ATGCACAGTACTATACGGAGACTTCAGGGGGAGGCAGCTG ACAACTATGGTGGATACGAGAACCAGCTTTTTAAAG AGGAGGATTTCaatggagaggaggaaatgCCTTCATTTAGAg GTCGCAGCAGAGGTGGCTGTATGAGGTGCCAGCAGAGCCACTCGCTCCAGCTGGCTGTCAAAGTCCTCTATGGATTCGTTGCGTTCCTCATCATCACTGTGGCAGTGCTGGCATCACTTG TGTTCAGGAAGGTTGACAACCTGTCTGAGGAGGAGTCCGTCTACCACAACAAGATCACCAGGGCTCAGCAAGGAATAGACG ATCTGAGCTCCACCTCTAACTGTTCTGGCTGTCTGGATGTGACTCTGTACAGCGAGGAGATCAGCAGGCTGAAGAGGGAGTTTGAGGACATCCAGAGAATGATACTGGGACAGGAGCAG GTCCTGGACCAGGCCTCACAGACCCAGACCACGCTAAAGACCACCAGCAACCGGCTGACACGCGACATGCAAAACCACCTCATATCAATCAAACTTCTCAACCAGTCGCTGGAAAGATACATGGATCGGGTGGAGGGCTGGAAGGACGTGATGGAGGAAACTGAAGAGAAAATGAAGACGCTGGGGGACGATCAGTACGACATCAAAGCTACAGCTCAGCAGGTTAACACCACGGTGGCACTCAG TACAATGTGGATAGATGCCCTGCAGAGAAAAGCAGATGAGGAGACTCTGGTCCTCCATAAGTTAACCACCGACTGGCAGAACTACAGCCGAGTTCTGACCACCATCAAATccaacaccagcagcaccacGCAAACGATGCGCTTCCTCCAAAACAACATCATAGCAGATCACCAGAGAACCGCCATGTCCACTGAGGTGTACTACGACCTCACCCAGCag GTGATGAACCTGCAGATGCAGCTTGACAATGTGACGTCTTTCATGGATGAACACGAGGAGAACATGCATGACCTTCACTACCAttccag GTACTATGAGAACCGGACAGGTGAGCGTTTCTCTGCATTGGATGGTCGTCTGAATTCCATCTCCATGGAGATCGACACGATCTCCTCCAGCATCAACGCCACCGTCAGCCACGTCCAGAGCATGTACAAGTATATCAACATCGAGAGCTCGTCCTGCCAGGGTCGCATGGGCAGACACACTGAAGACCTACAG AACCTGAACAACACCGTCTTGTTACTCCTCGACTTGGCCGAAATACTGAGACAACAAAACATGTTGTTGACTGTCCGACTGGACGTGGACGTCAGGAACCTGTCCATGGTGATGGAGGAGATGAAGCTCGTGGATGTTCACCATATCCAGCTCATAAAGAACTTCACTATACTAAAAG GTGCTCCTGGAAAACCAGGGCCCAAAGGGAACCGTGGTGAGACCGGCTCTAAAGGACCTGTGGGACTGACTGGGAGCAAAGGCGACCGAGGCCCTATAGGAGGCCGAGGAACTGCTGGAGAGAAGGGTTCTCCTGGGCCCACAGGAGTACTGGGGGAAACAGGCCCCATTGGCAATAGAGGAGCAGTAGGAGTCAAAGGAGTTAAAGGAGCTATTGGCCCGCCAGGACCAGGTGGTCAGAAGGGCGAGAATGGTAACCCTGGCCTAGACGGTCTAGACGGCAGCCCGGGACACGGAGGGATTCCAGGGATCCAGGGTCAGGTAGGACTACCGGGCATTATTGGGCCACCAGGAGCAAGGGGAAAACCAGGGCCAGTAGGGGCACCTGGACCACCAGGAACACCTGGACCTCCAGGCGTGCCTTACCCCCACATCCAGGAGCGGACCGTGACACCTGCTACGGCGTCCAAGAGACAGTAG
- the scara3 gene encoding scavenger receptor class A member 3 isoform X3: protein MYNYGGYENQLFKEEDFNGEEEMPSFRGRSRGGCMRCQQSHSLQLAVKVLYGFVAFLIITVAVLASLVFRKVDNLSEEESVYHNKITRAQQGIDDLSSTSNCSGCLDVTLYSEEISRLKREFEDIQRMILGQEQVLDQASQTQTTLKTTSNRLTRDMQNHLISIKLLNQSLERYMDRVEGWKDVMEETEEKMKTLGDDQYDIKATAQQVNTTVALSTMWIDALQRKADEETLVLHKLTTDWQNYSRVLTTIKSNTSSTTQTMRFLQNNIIADHQRTAMSTEVYYDLTQQVMNLQMQLDNVTSFMDEHEENMHDLHYHSRYYENRTGERFSALDGRLNSISMEIDTISSSINATVSHVQSMYKYINIESSSCQGRMGRHTEDLQNLNNTVLLLLDLAEILRQQNMLLTVRLDVDVRNLSMVMEEMKLVDVHHIQLIKNFTILKGAPGKPGPKGNRGETGSKGPVGLTGSKGDRGPIGGRGTAGEKGSPGPTGVLGETGPIGNRGAVGVKGVKGAIGPPGPGGQKGENGNPGLDGLDGSPGHGGIPGIQGQVGLPGIIGPPGARGKPGPVGAPGPPGTPGPPGVPYPHIQERTVTPATASKRQ, encoded by the exons ACAACTATGGTGGATACGAGAACCAGCTTTTTAAAG AGGAGGATTTCaatggagaggaggaaatgCCTTCATTTAGAg GTCGCAGCAGAGGTGGCTGTATGAGGTGCCAGCAGAGCCACTCGCTCCAGCTGGCTGTCAAAGTCCTCTATGGATTCGTTGCGTTCCTCATCATCACTGTGGCAGTGCTGGCATCACTTG TGTTCAGGAAGGTTGACAACCTGTCTGAGGAGGAGTCCGTCTACCACAACAAGATCACCAGGGCTCAGCAAGGAATAGACG ATCTGAGCTCCACCTCTAACTGTTCTGGCTGTCTGGATGTGACTCTGTACAGCGAGGAGATCAGCAGGCTGAAGAGGGAGTTTGAGGACATCCAGAGAATGATACTGGGACAGGAGCAG GTCCTGGACCAGGCCTCACAGACCCAGACCACGCTAAAGACCACCAGCAACCGGCTGACACGCGACATGCAAAACCACCTCATATCAATCAAACTTCTCAACCAGTCGCTGGAAAGATACATGGATCGGGTGGAGGGCTGGAAGGACGTGATGGAGGAAACTGAAGAGAAAATGAAGACGCTGGGGGACGATCAGTACGACATCAAAGCTACAGCTCAGCAGGTTAACACCACGGTGGCACTCAG TACAATGTGGATAGATGCCCTGCAGAGAAAAGCAGATGAGGAGACTCTGGTCCTCCATAAGTTAACCACCGACTGGCAGAACTACAGCCGAGTTCTGACCACCATCAAATccaacaccagcagcaccacGCAAACGATGCGCTTCCTCCAAAACAACATCATAGCAGATCACCAGAGAACCGCCATGTCCACTGAGGTGTACTACGACCTCACCCAGCag GTGATGAACCTGCAGATGCAGCTTGACAATGTGACGTCTTTCATGGATGAACACGAGGAGAACATGCATGACCTTCACTACCAttccag GTACTATGAGAACCGGACAGGTGAGCGTTTCTCTGCATTGGATGGTCGTCTGAATTCCATCTCCATGGAGATCGACACGATCTCCTCCAGCATCAACGCCACCGTCAGCCACGTCCAGAGCATGTACAAGTATATCAACATCGAGAGCTCGTCCTGCCAGGGTCGCATGGGCAGACACACTGAAGACCTACAG AACCTGAACAACACCGTCTTGTTACTCCTCGACTTGGCCGAAATACTGAGACAACAAAACATGTTGTTGACTGTCCGACTGGACGTGGACGTCAGGAACCTGTCCATGGTGATGGAGGAGATGAAGCTCGTGGATGTTCACCATATCCAGCTCATAAAGAACTTCACTATACTAAAAG GTGCTCCTGGAAAACCAGGGCCCAAAGGGAACCGTGGTGAGACCGGCTCTAAAGGACCTGTGGGACTGACTGGGAGCAAAGGCGACCGAGGCCCTATAGGAGGCCGAGGAACTGCTGGAGAGAAGGGTTCTCCTGGGCCCACAGGAGTACTGGGGGAAACAGGCCCCATTGGCAATAGAGGAGCAGTAGGAGTCAAAGGAGTTAAAGGAGCTATTGGCCCGCCAGGACCAGGTGGTCAGAAGGGCGAGAATGGTAACCCTGGCCTAGACGGTCTAGACGGCAGCCCGGGACACGGAGGGATTCCAGGGATCCAGGGTCAGGTAGGACTACCGGGCATTATTGGGCCACCAGGAGCAAGGGGAAAACCAGGGCCAGTAGGGGCACCTGGACCACCAGGAACACCTGGACCTCCAGGCGTGCCTTACCCCCACATCCAGGAGCGGACCGTGACACCTGCTACGGCGTCCAAGAGACAGTAG